One stretch of Streptomyces sp. R21 DNA includes these proteins:
- a CDS encoding ATP-dependent Clp protease ATP-binding subunit: MFERFTDRARRVVVLAQEEARMLNHNYIGTEHILLGLIHEGEGVAAKALESLGISLEAVRQQVEEIIGQGQQAPSGHIPFTPRAKKVLELSLREALQLGHNYIGTEHILLGLIREGEGVAAQVLVKLGADLNRVRQQVIQLLSGYQGKETATAGGPAEGTPSTSLVLDQFGRNLTQAARESKLDPVIGREKEIERVMQVLSRRTKNNPVLIGEPGVGKTAVVEGLAQAIVKGEVPETLKDKHLYTLDLGALVAGSRYRGDFEERLKKVLKEIRTRGDIILFIDELHTLVGAGAAEGAIDAASILKPMLARGELQTIGATTLDEYRKHLEKDAALERRFQPIQVAEPSLPHTIEILKGLRDRYEAHHRVSITDEALVQAATLADRYISDRFLPDKAIDLIDEAGSRMRIRRMTAPPDLREFDEKIAGVRRDKESAIDSQDFEKAASLRDKEKQLLAAKAKREKEWKAGDMDVVAEVDGELIAEVLATATGIPVFKLTEEESSRLLRMEDELHKRVIGQKDAIKALSQAIRRTRAGLKDPKRPGGSFIFAGPSGVGKTELSKTLAEFLFGDEDALISLDMSEFSEKHTVSRLFGSPPGYVGYEEGGQLTEKVRRKPFSVVLFDEVEKAHPDIFNSLLQILEDGRLTDSQGRVVDFKNTVIIMTTNLGTRDISKGFNLGFAASGDVKTNYERMKTKVNDELKQHFRPEFLNRVDDTVVFHQLTEEDIIQIVDLMIAKVDERLKDRDMGIELSPTAKSLLAKKGYDPVMGARPLRRTIQREVEDVLSEKILFGELRPGHIVVVDTEGEGDAKTFTFRGEEKSALPDVPPIEQAAGGAGPNLSKEA, encoded by the coding sequence ATGTTCGAGAGGTTCACCGACCGCGCGCGGCGGGTTGTCGTCCTGGCTCAGGAAGAAGCCCGGATGCTCAACCACAACTACATCGGCACCGAGCACATCCTCCTGGGCCTGATCCACGAGGGTGAGGGTGTCGCCGCTAAGGCCCTGGAGAGCCTCGGGATTTCGCTCGAGGCGGTCCGCCAGCAGGTGGAGGAGATCATCGGGCAGGGGCAGCAGGCCCCGTCCGGGCACATCCCCTTCACCCCCCGTGCCAAGAAGGTCCTGGAGCTGTCGCTCCGCGAGGCCCTTCAGCTGGGCCACAACTACATCGGCACGGAGCACATCCTGCTCGGCCTGATCCGTGAGGGCGAGGGCGTCGCCGCCCAGGTCCTGGTCAAGCTGGGCGCCGATCTCAACCGGGTGCGGCAGCAGGTCATCCAGCTGCTCTCCGGATACCAGGGCAAGGAGACCGCCACCGCGGGCGGCCCTGCCGAGGGCACCCCCTCGACGTCCCTGGTCCTCGACCAGTTCGGCCGGAACCTCACCCAGGCCGCTCGTGAGTCCAAGCTCGACCCGGTCATCGGGCGCGAGAAGGAGATCGAGCGGGTCATGCAGGTGCTGTCCCGCCGTACGAAGAACAACCCGGTCCTCATCGGCGAGCCCGGCGTCGGCAAGACCGCCGTCGTCGAGGGCCTGGCGCAGGCCATCGTCAAGGGCGAGGTGCCCGAGACCCTCAAGGACAAGCACCTCTACACCCTGGACCTCGGCGCGCTGGTCGCCGGCTCCCGCTACCGCGGTGACTTCGAGGAGCGCCTGAAGAAGGTCCTCAAGGAGATCCGCACCCGCGGCGACATCATCCTGTTCATCGACGAGCTGCACACGCTGGTCGGTGCGGGTGCCGCCGAGGGCGCCATCGACGCGGCCTCGATCCTCAAGCCCATGCTGGCGCGAGGCGAGCTGCAGACCATCGGTGCGACCACGCTCGACGAGTACCGCAAGCACCTCGAGAAGGACGCGGCCCTCGAGCGCCGCTTCCAGCCGATCCAGGTGGCGGAGCCTTCCCTCCCCCACACGATCGAGATCCTCAAGGGCCTGCGCGACCGCTACGAGGCGCACCACCGCGTGTCCATCACGGACGAGGCCCTGGTGCAGGCGGCCACGCTCGCCGACCGGTACATCTCGGACCGCTTCCTGCCGGACAAGGCGATCGACCTGATCGACGAGGCCGGTTCCCGGATGCGCATCCGCCGGATGACCGCGCCGCCGGACCTCCGCGAGTTCGACGAGAAGATCGCCGGCGTCCGCCGCGACAAGGAGTCCGCGATCGACTCGCAGGACTTCGAGAAGGCAGCCTCCCTCCGCGACAAGGAGAAGCAGCTCCTGGCCGCCAAGGCCAAGCGGGAGAAGGAGTGGAAGGCCGGCGACATGGACGTCGTCGCCGAGGTCGACGGCGAGCTGATCGCCGAGGTCCTCGCGACCGCCACCGGCATCCCGGTCTTCAAGCTGACCGAGGAGGAGTCCTCGCGTCTGCTGCGCATGGAGGACGAGCTCCACAAGCGGGTCATCGGCCAGAAGGACGCCATCAAGGCGCTCTCGCAGGCGATCCGTCGTACGCGTGCGGGCCTCAAGGACCCGAAGCGTCCCGGTGGTTCGTTCATCTTCGCCGGCCCGTCCGGTGTCGGTAAGACCGAGCTGTCCAAGACCCTCGCCGAGTTCCTCTTCGGTGACGAGGACGCGCTGATCTCCCTCGACATGTCGGAGTTCAGCGAGAAGCACACGGTGTCGCGTCTCTTCGGTTCGCCCCCCGGCTACGTGGGCTACGAAGAGGGCGGTCAGCTGACCGAGAAGGTCCGCCGCAAGCCGTTCTCCGTCGTCCTCTTCGACGAGGTCGAGAAGGCCCACCCGGACATCTTCAACTCGCTGCTGCAGATCCTGGAGGACGGTCGCCTGACCGACTCCCAGGGCCGGGTCGTGGACTTCAAGAACACGGTCATCATCATGACGACCAACCTCGGCACGCGGGACATCTCCAAGGGCTTCAACCTCGGCTTCGCGGCCTCGGGTGACGTCAAGACCAACTACGAGCGCATGAAGACCAAGGTCAACGACGAGCTGAAGCAGCACTTCCGCCCGGAGTTCCTGAACCGTGTCGACGACACGGTGGTCTTCCACCAGCTCACCGAGGAAGACATCATCCAGATCGTCGACCTCATGATCGCCAAGGTGGACGAGCGGCTGAAGGACCGGGACATGGGCATCGAGCTCAGCCCGACCGCCAAGTCGCTCCTCGCGAAGAAGGGTTACGACCCCGTCATGGGTGCCCGGCCGCTGCGCCGGACCATCCAGCGCGAGGTCGAGGACGTCCTCTCCGAGAAGATCCTCTTCGGCGAGCTGCGTCCCGGTCACATCGTGGTCGTCGACACGGAGGGCGAGGGCGACGCCAAGACCTTCACCTTCCGCGGCGAGGAGAAGTCGGCTCTCCCCGACGTCCCGCCGATCGAGCAGGCCGCGGGTGGGGCTGGGCCCAACCTGAGCAAGGAGGCGTAA
- a CDS encoding amino-acid N-acetyltransferase, with protein MAAEHPAELPSELPPALPAESREATAKAVTVRRARTGDVAAVRRLLDANVRRRILLDKATVTLYEDIQEFWVAERDDNAEVVGCGALHVMWEDLAEVRTLAVNPALKGAGVGHQLLEKLLQTARWLGVRRVFCLTFEVDFFAKHGFVEIGETPVDTDVYAELLRSYDEGVAEFLGLERVKPNTLGNSRMLLHL; from the coding sequence ATGGCAGCAGAGCATCCCGCAGAGCTTCCGTCAGAGCTTCCCCCGGCGCTTCCCGCGGAGAGTCGCGAAGCCACCGCAAAAGCCGTCACCGTCCGACGGGCCAGGACCGGCGATGTCGCGGCCGTGCGCCGCCTCCTTGACGCGAACGTCCGCCGCCGCATCCTCCTCGACAAAGCAACGGTGACGCTTTACGAGGACATCCAGGAGTTCTGGGTCGCGGAACGGGACGACAACGCAGAGGTGGTCGGCTGCGGCGCACTGCATGTGATGTGGGAAGACCTCGCGGAAGTCCGCACTCTCGCGGTGAACCCCGCGCTCAAGGGCGCCGGCGTGGGTCATCAGTTGCTGGAGAAGTTGCTGCAGACCGCCCGCTGGCTCGGTGTTCGCAGGGTTTTCTGTCTGACCTTCGAAGTGGACTTCTTCGCGAAGCACGGCTTCGTGGAGATCGGTGAGACACCTGTTGACACCGATGTCTACGCCGAGCTGCTGCGTTCCTATGACGAGGGCGTGGCAGAGTTCCTCGGTCTCGAACGGGTGAAACCGAACACCTTGGGCAACAGCCGGATGCTTCTGCATCTGTGA
- a CDS encoding L-aspartate oxidase, translated as MTGTRTGTSTGTGIRLHAPAPGWSLTADVVVVGSGVAGLTAALRCEAAGLTTVVVTKARLDDGSTRWAQGGIAAALGEGDTPEQHLDDTLVAGAGLCDEEAVRILVTEGPDAVRRLIATGAHFDESEEGDLALTREGGHHRRRIAHAGGDATGAEISRALVEAVRARGLRTVENALVLDLLTDADGRTAGVTLHVMGEGQHDGVGAVHAPAVVLATGGMGQVFSATTNPSVSTGDGVALALRAGAEVSDLEFVQFHPTVLFLGTDAEGQQPLVSEAVRGEGAHLVDADGVRFMVGQHELAELAPRDIVAKGIMRRMQEQDAEHMFLDARHFGADMWEHRFPTILAACRANGIDPVTEPIPVAPAAHHASGGVRTDSRGRTTVPGLYACGEVACTGVHGANRLASNSLLEGLVYAERIAADIAESHAENGLHTRVPVPVPHPEKPAHPLLAPEARFAIQRIVTDGAGVLRSAESLTQAADRLQRLHTDARDALDENGKTAEPGVDTWEATNLLCVARVLVAAARQREETRGCHWREDHADRDDTAWRRHIVVRLNPDRTLAVHPTDTADFPPTRQPLQEQ; from the coding sequence GTGACCGGCACACGTACGGGTACCAGCACTGGTACCGGCATACGACTGCACGCGCCCGCCCCCGGCTGGTCCCTCACCGCGGACGTCGTGGTCGTGGGCTCCGGAGTCGCGGGCCTGACCGCCGCCCTCCGGTGCGAGGCCGCGGGCCTCACCACCGTCGTCGTCACCAAGGCCCGCCTGGACGACGGCTCCACCCGCTGGGCGCAGGGCGGCATCGCCGCGGCCCTCGGCGAGGGCGACACCCCCGAACAGCACCTCGACGACACCCTGGTCGCCGGCGCGGGCCTGTGCGACGAGGAGGCCGTACGCATCCTCGTCACCGAGGGCCCCGACGCCGTACGCCGCCTCATCGCGACCGGCGCCCACTTCGACGAGTCCGAGGAGGGCGACCTCGCCCTCACCCGCGAGGGCGGCCACCACCGCCGCCGTATCGCGCACGCGGGCGGCGACGCGACGGGCGCCGAGATCTCCCGGGCCCTTGTCGAGGCGGTACGCGCGCGTGGCCTGCGCACGGTCGAGAACGCGCTCGTCCTCGACCTGCTCACGGACGCCGACGGCCGCACCGCGGGCGTCACCCTGCACGTCATGGGAGAGGGCCAGCACGACGGCGTGGGCGCCGTGCACGCCCCCGCCGTGGTCCTCGCCACCGGCGGCATGGGCCAGGTCTTCTCCGCGACCACCAACCCCTCCGTATCCACCGGAGACGGCGTGGCGCTCGCCCTGCGCGCGGGCGCCGAGGTCTCCGACCTCGAGTTCGTCCAGTTCCACCCGACCGTGCTGTTCCTCGGCACGGACGCCGAGGGCCAGCAGCCGCTGGTCTCCGAGGCGGTACGCGGCGAGGGCGCCCACCTGGTCGACGCCGACGGCGTGCGCTTCATGGTCGGACAGCACGAGCTGGCCGAGCTGGCGCCCCGCGACATCGTCGCCAAGGGCATCATGCGCCGTATGCAGGAGCAGGACGCCGAGCACATGTTCCTCGACGCCCGCCACTTCGGCGCCGACATGTGGGAGCACCGCTTCCCGACGATCCTCGCCGCCTGCCGGGCGAACGGCATCGACCCGGTCACCGAGCCCATCCCGGTAGCCCCGGCCGCCCACCACGCCTCCGGCGGCGTCCGCACGGACTCCCGGGGCCGCACGACCGTGCCCGGCCTGTACGCGTGCGGCGAGGTCGCCTGCACAGGCGTCCACGGCGCCAACCGGCTCGCCTCCAACTCCCTCCTGGAGGGACTGGTCTACGCCGAGCGCATCGCCGCCGACATCGCGGAGAGCCACGCGGAGAACGGCCTCCACACGCGCGTGCCCGTGCCCGTCCCGCACCCCGAGAAGCCCGCGCACCCGCTGCTCGCCCCCGAGGCGCGGTTCGCGATCCAGCGGATCGTGACGGACGGCGCGGGGGTCCTGCGCTCCGCCGAGTCGCTCACGCAAGCCGCCGACCGCCTCCAGCGGCTGCACACGGACGCGCGCGACGCCCTCGACGAGAACGGCAAGACGGCCGAACCCGGCGTCGACACCTGGGAGGCCACCAACCTCCTGTGCGTGGCCCGCGTCCTGGTCGCCGCCGCCCGGCAGCGCGAGGAGACCCGCGGCTGCCACTGGCGCGAGGACCACGCCGACCGGGACGACACGGCCTGGCGGCGCCACATCGTCGTACGGCTGAATCCCGACCGCACCCTCGCCGTGCACCCCACGGATACCGCAGACTTCCCCCCGACCCGGCAGCCCCTTCAGGAGCAGTGA
- the nadC gene encoding carboxylating nicotinate-nucleotide diphosphorylase, translating into MSTPDLPLAQSGGCGDGCGCGADPDEAYLECGLDPALAQLLADAGLDPLEVEDIANVAIQEDLDHGVDVTTVATIPEDAVATADFTAREAGVVAGLRVAEAVISVVCTDEFEVERHVEDGDRVEAGQKLLSVTTLTRDLLTAERSALNLLCRLSGIATATRAWTDLLEGTKARVRDTRKTTPGLRSLEKFAVRCGGGVNHRMSLSDAALVKDNHVVAAGGVAQAFKAVRELFPDLPIEVEVDTLHQLREVVDAGADLILLDNFTPAECEEAVALVSGRALLEASGRLTLGNAEAYAKTGVDYLAVGALTHSAPILDIGLDLRAAE; encoded by the coding sequence GTGAGCACCCCCGACCTTCCCCTCGCCCAGAGCGGCGGCTGCGGCGACGGCTGCGGCTGCGGCGCCGACCCGGACGAGGCGTACCTGGAGTGCGGCCTCGACCCCGCGCTCGCCCAGCTGCTCGCCGACGCCGGGCTCGACCCCCTCGAGGTCGAGGACATCGCGAACGTGGCCATCCAGGAGGACCTCGACCACGGCGTGGACGTCACGACCGTCGCGACGATCCCCGAGGACGCCGTCGCGACCGCCGACTTCACCGCCCGAGAGGCGGGCGTCGTCGCAGGTCTGCGCGTCGCCGAGGCCGTCATCTCGGTCGTCTGCACGGACGAGTTCGAGGTGGAGCGGCACGTGGAGGACGGCGACCGCGTGGAAGCCGGCCAGAAGCTCCTCTCGGTCACCACGCTCACCCGCGACCTCCTGACGGCCGAGCGCAGCGCGCTCAACCTCCTGTGCCGCCTCTCCGGCATCGCGACGGCCACGCGCGCGTGGACGGACCTTCTGGAGGGCACCAAGGCCCGCGTCCGCGACACCCGCAAGACGACACCGGGCCTGCGCTCCCTGGAGAAGTTCGCCGTACGGTGCGGCGGCGGCGTCAACCACCGCATGTCCCTGTCGGACGCGGCCCTGGTCAAGGACAACCACGTGGTCGCCGCGGGCGGTGTCGCCCAGGCCTTCAAGGCGGTCCGCGAGCTCTTCCCCGACCTGCCGATCGAGGTCGAGGTCGACACCCTGCACCAGCTGCGCGAGGTCGTGGACGCGGGCGCCGACCTGATCCTCCTGGACAACTTCACGCCCGCCGAGTGCGAGGAGGCCGTCGCCCTGGTCTCCGGCCGCGCCCTCCTGGAGGCATCCGGCCGCCTCACCCTCGGCAACGCCGAGGCGTATGCGAAGACGGGCGTCGACTACCTCGCCGTCGGCGCACTGACCCACTCCGCGCCGATCCTGGACATCGGCCTCGACCTGCGAGCTGCGGAGTAA
- a CDS encoding Lsr2 family protein, translated as MAQKVQVLLVDDLDGGEADETVTFALDGKTYEIDLTTANADKLRGLLEPYVKGGRRTGGRSSGGRGKARATSGGSQDTAQIRAWAKENGYEVNDRGRVPASIREAYEKANG; from the coding sequence GTGGCACAGAAGGTTCAGGTCCTTCTTGTCGACGACCTCGACGGTGGCGAGGCGGACGAGACCGTGACGTTCGCGCTGGACGGCAAGACGTACGAGATCGATCTCACGACCGCCAATGCGGACAAGCTCCGTGGCCTTCTCGAGCCCTACGTGAAGGGTGGTCGTCGTACCGGAGGTCGCTCTTCGGGCGGACGCGGAAAGGCGCGCGCCACTTCCGGTGGCAGCCAGGACACCGCGCAGATCCGTGCCTGGGCGAAGGAGAACGGTTACGAGGTCAACGACCGTGGCCGCGTTCCCGCGTCCATTCGCGAGGCCTACGAGAAGGCCAACGGCTGA
- a CDS encoding BlaI/MecI/CopY family transcriptional regulator translates to MPRPLGELEDSVMTRVWKWNRPVTVREVLEDLQQERSIAYTTVMTVLDNLHQKGWVRREAEGRAYRYEAVSTRAAYAAALMNDAWSQSDNPAAALVAFFGMMSEEQRQALTDAVRMVQGPEATETRGTPDRPEENPASAQDDTGR, encoded by the coding sequence GTGCCTCGCCCATTGGGAGAACTCGAAGACTCGGTCATGACACGGGTGTGGAAGTGGAACCGCCCGGTGACCGTTCGAGAAGTCCTGGAAGACCTTCAGCAGGAACGGTCCATCGCGTACACCACGGTGATGACCGTTTTGGACAATCTCCATCAGAAGGGCTGGGTACGCCGCGAAGCGGAAGGCCGGGCCTATCGATATGAGGCGGTCTCCACCAGGGCCGCCTACGCCGCCGCGCTGATGAACGACGCCTGGTCGCAGAGTGACAACCCCGCGGCCGCTCTCGTCGCCTTCTTCGGGATGATGAGTGAGGAACAGCGGCAGGCTCTGACCGACGCCGTACGCATGGTGCAAGGGCCCGAAGCGACCGAAACACGGGGAACCCCCGATCGCCCCGAGGAGAACCCCGCCTCGGCCCAGGACGACACCGGGCGATAG
- a CDS encoding type III pantothenate kinase, whose amino-acid sequence MLLTIDVGNTHTVLGLFDGDEIVEHWRISTDARRTADELAVLLQGLMGMHPLLGEELGDGIDGIAICATVPSVLHELREVTRRYYGDVPAILVEPGIKTGVPILMDNPKEVGADRIINAVAAVELYGGPAIVVDFGTATTFDAVSARGEYVGGVIAPGIEISVDALGVRGAQLRKIELARPRAVIGKNTVEAMQAGIVYGFAGQVDGVVTRMARELTDDPDDVTVIATGGLAPMVLGEASAIDEHEPWLTLIGLRLVYERNVSRT is encoded by the coding sequence ATGCTGCTGACCATCGACGTGGGCAACACGCACACCGTCCTCGGCCTCTTCGACGGCGACGAGATCGTCGAACACTGGCGCATCTCCACGGACGCCCGCCGCACGGCGGACGAACTCGCCGTGCTCCTCCAGGGCCTGATGGGCATGCACCCGCTGCTCGGCGAGGAACTCGGCGACGGCATCGACGGCATCGCCATCTGCGCGACCGTCCCCTCGGTCCTGCACGAGCTGCGCGAGGTGACGCGCCGCTACTACGGCGACGTCCCGGCGATACTCGTCGAGCCCGGCATCAAGACCGGCGTCCCGATCCTCATGGACAACCCCAAGGAGGTCGGCGCCGACCGCATCATCAACGCGGTCGCGGCGGTCGAGCTCTACGGCGGACCGGCGATCGTCGTCGACTTCGGTACGGCGACGACGTTCGACGCGGTCTCGGCGCGCGGAGAGTACGTGGGCGGCGTGATCGCCCCGGGCATCGAGATCTCCGTCGACGCGCTGGGCGTCCGCGGCGCGCAGCTGCGCAAGATCGAACTCGCCCGTCCGCGTGCCGTGATCGGCAAGAACACCGTCGAGGCCATGCAGGCGGGCATCGTCTACGGGTTCGCCGGGCAGGTCGACGGGGTCGTGACCCGCATGGCCCGCGAGCTCACCGACGACCCGGACGACGTCACGGTCATCGCCACGGGTGGCTTGGCTCCGATGGTCCTCGGCGAGGCCTCCGCCATCGACGAACACGAGCCCTGGCTCACCCTGATCGGCCTCCGCCTGGTCTACGAACGCAACGTCTCCCGAACCTGA
- a CDS encoding SCO3374 family protein, whose protein sequence is MVPTGPTVPLPRSPLDTGDPVRHWYENALGWATVPGHPGNPGHSVELVTGLRFDVLDVPAEAGFAALRHLGPTSPVVLHGDRMRVLAAAGSADELPGLLDWLEWGTLALDLRGIGADGSTAAPLPPGPDGSRAGLRAAFPAGSHRAPAGPCGSQGAAVWLRPPEPGREVEPSLPTLSAVGGVGGAPDLVRLVDTMATQCHRIRLRRVSAQPLAFS, encoded by the coding sequence ATGGTTCCCACGGGCCCTACCGTCCCTCTCCCCCGTAGTCCGCTCGACACGGGCGATCCCGTACGGCACTGGTACGAGAACGCGCTGGGCTGGGCGACCGTTCCCGGGCATCCCGGAAATCCAGGACATTCTGTGGAATTGGTGACAGGGCTCCGCTTCGACGTCCTGGACGTGCCGGCGGAGGCGGGCTTCGCGGCGCTGCGGCATCTCGGCCCCACATCTCCAGTGGTTCTCCACGGAGACCGGATGCGGGTTCTGGCTGCGGCGGGCAGCGCGGACGAACTGCCGGGGCTGCTCGACTGGCTGGAGTGGGGCACTCTCGCGCTGGATCTCAGAGGGATCGGCGCGGACGGAAGCACGGCGGCTCCCCTGCCACCGGGCCCGGACGGTTCACGGGCAGGCTTGCGAGCCGCTTTCCCGGCCGGCTCCCACCGTGCGCCGGCCGGCCCCTGCGGGTCGCAGGGGGCCGCCGTATGGCTGCGGCCCCCCGAGCCGGGGCGCGAGGTCGAACCCTCGCTGCCGACACTGTCGGCCGTAGGGGGCGTTGGGGGCGCCCCCGACCTCGTACGACTTGTGGACACGATGGCAACGCAGTGCCATCGGATTCGACTGCGGCGCGTGAGCGCTCAGCCGTTGGCCTTCTCGTAG
- the panC gene encoding pantoate--beta-alanine ligase: MTTTLLRTADELHARVRGGRRAVVMTMGALHEGHATLIRDAREIAGPDGEVVVTVFVNPLQFGKGEDLDRYPRTLDADLKIAELAGADVVFAPSADEVYPGGEPQVRISAGPMGERLEGAVRPGHFDGMLTVVAKLLHLTRPDVALYGQKDAQQLALIRRMVRDLNFGVEIVGVPTVREEDGLALSSRNRYLSPEERRTALALSQALFAGSDRHAAQEALRARAREVPATHARAEALSAIGESRAAADTHAVAKAVPSGPQGVRQAARLVLDEAVRLQPPLSLDYLALVDPSDFTEIEDDFTGEAVLAVAARVGTTRLIDNIPLTFGAAS, encoded by the coding sequence ATGACCACCACCCTCCTGCGCACCGCCGACGAGCTGCACGCGCGCGTACGGGGCGGCCGCCGCGCCGTCGTCATGACCATGGGCGCCCTGCACGAGGGCCACGCCACGCTGATCCGCGACGCCCGCGAGATCGCCGGGCCCGACGGCGAGGTCGTCGTCACCGTCTTCGTGAACCCGCTCCAGTTCGGCAAGGGCGAGGACCTCGACCGCTACCCGCGCACCCTCGACGCCGACCTCAAGATCGCCGAACTGGCGGGCGCGGACGTCGTGTTCGCTCCCTCGGCGGACGAGGTCTACCCGGGCGGTGAGCCCCAGGTGCGCATCAGCGCGGGCCCCATGGGCGAACGCCTCGAAGGAGCCGTCCGCCCCGGCCACTTCGACGGCATGCTCACCGTCGTGGCCAAGCTGCTGCACCTCACCCGCCCCGACGTGGCGCTGTACGGGCAGAAGGACGCCCAGCAGCTCGCCCTGATCCGGCGGATGGTGCGCGACCTGAACTTCGGCGTGGAGATCGTCGGCGTGCCCACCGTCCGCGAGGAGGACGGGCTCGCCCTCTCCAGCCGCAACCGCTACCTCTCGCCCGAGGAGCGGCGCACCGCGCTCGCCCTCTCCCAGGCCCTGTTCGCCGGCAGCGACCGGCACGCCGCCCAGGAGGCGCTGCGCGCCCGTGCCCGCGAAGTGCCCGCCACGCACGCGCGTGCCGAGGCCCTCAGCGCCATCGGCGAGTCCCGCGCGGCGGCCGACACCCACGCCGTGGCCAAGGCGGTGCCCAGCGGCCCCCAGGGCGTCCGTCAGGCCGCCCGCCTCGTCCTGGACGAAGCCGTCCGCCTCCAGCCGCCGCTGTCCCTGGACTACCTGGCCCTGGTCGATCCGTCCGACTTCACCGAGATCGAGGACGACTTCACCGGCGAGGCGGTCCTCGCCGTCGCCGCCCGGGTCGGCACGACCCGGCTGATCGACAACATCCCCCTCACCTTCGGAGCCGCCTCGTGA